In Solanum pennellii chromosome 7, SPENNV200, the following are encoded in one genomic region:
- the LOC107024665 gene encoding mitogen-activated protein kinase kinase kinase 18-like, whose translation MDWIRGHTIGRGSSAAVSAAKSRFSGEVFAVKSVELSKSQLLQKEQKILSELISPYIVRYKGYDVTKEKDKLMFNIRMEYMPDGTLSDEIRKQSGRMNEPLIGYYTKQMVQGLEYLHSRGVAHCDIKGQNILLGETGAKIADFGCARWIDPAERGGDAEAIGGTPMFMAPEVARGEEQGCAADIWGLGCTIIEMATGGSPWNNATNAASLLYKIAFSEQSPEIPKFLSSQARDFLNKCLKRNSKERWTAKQLLKHPFLESNSTAIQDFVTSSPTSILDQDIWNSESTILQTVSCPVQRVRELISNSGELNCRWNDDERWMTVRIKS comes from the coding sequence aTGGATTGGATCAGAGGTCATACCATAGGCCGCGGCTCCTCTGCTGCCGTCTCCGCCGCCAAATCACGTTTCTCAGGTGAAGTTTTTGCTGTTAAGTCAGTGGAGCTATCGAAGTCACAGTTGTTGCAAAAGGAGCAGAAAATTCTGTCCGAATTGATCTCCCCTTATATAGTTAGGTACAAGGGGTATGATGTTACCAAAGAGAAGGATAAACTCATGTTTAATATTAGGATGGAGTATATGCCGGACGGTACACTTTCCGATGAAATTCGAAAACAGAGTGGCCGGATGAACGAACCGTTGATCGGGTATTATACGAAGCAAATGGTACAGGGATTAGAGTACTTACATTCAAGAGGCGTAGCACACTGTGACATAAAGGGGCAAAACATTTTATTAGGTGAAACCGGTGCCAAAATTGCTGATTTTGGATGTGCCAGGTGGATTGATCCGGCGGAGAGGGGCGGTGATGCAGAGGCAATTGGAGGAACGCCGATGTTCATGGCACCGGAGGTGGCGCGTGGGGAAGAACAGGGGTGTGCAGCAGATATTTGGGGATTGGGATGTACAATTATTGAAATGGCTACTGGTGGATCGCCATGGAATAATGCGACAAACGCAGCTTCATTACTTTACAAAATAGCATTTTCAGAGCAATCCCCTGAAATCCCTAAATTCCTCTCTTCACAAGCAAGGGATTTCTTAAACAAATGCTTGAAAAGAAACTCAAAAGAAAGATGGACAGCTAAACAACTCCTCAAACATCCATTTCTCGAGTCAAATTCTACGGCAATTCAAGATTTTGTGACGAGTTCACCAACGAGCATTTTAGATCAAGACATATGGAATTCAGAATCTACGATATTACAAACAGTTAGCTGTCCTGTGCAAAGGGTAAGAGAATTAATTTCAAATTCAGGTGAATTGAATTGTAGATGGAATGATGATGAGAGATGGATGACAGTTAGAATTAAGTCATGA